The region CCTGCAGGCGGACGGCGTGCTCGCGCTCGACCATCCAGGCGAGTTCGCGCGTCGACAGGTCCCCGCCGGCCAGCGGGGCGTCATCACCCGACGTGATGAACTGCCACACGTCGGCCGCGTGAGTGCCGTACCGCGTCAGCAGCCGCTCGGCGCGTTCGCCGGCGCCGGCGAGGTTCTGCTCGATCCAGCTGTGCCTGGCGCGTGCGGTGCGGGGGAAACCATTGCCGCCGCCGATCGCGCGACCG is a window of Microbacterium esteraromaticum DNA encoding:
- a CDS encoding glycerol-3-phosphate dehydrogenase C-terminal domain-containing protein translates to GRAIGGGNGFPRTARARHSWIEQNLAGAGERAERLLTRYGTHAADVWQFITSGDDAPLAGGDLSTRELAWMVEREHAVRLQDVVLRRTSLAFTGDVDTSTLVELADAMAPLLGWDADRRAAELDDTRALLNERHGLELPALPSHQND